From a region of the Puniceicoccus vermicola genome:
- a CDS encoding IS256 family transposase, with product RVSPSTVSNLNQKIYERIEEWRQRPLRNRYVYTYLDGLWLKRAWGGEVENVSILVAIGVNEMGFREVLGVSEGMSEDKESWRNLLRNLYGRGLRRIDLAISDKAAGLIEALPEFYPQAKWQRCVFHFHKNILHKVPKQKREEVIPMLKAIHAQEDAQSAREKAISVAAKLEDLKLGPAASILLQGIDESLTYYRFPREHHRSIRTNNMLERIMKEIRRRTRVVGSFPDGKSALMLACARLRHIATKSWSDTRKYMDMTKLEEIELQQTA from the coding sequence CGGGTAAGTCCCTCGACGGTCAGTAACCTCAACCAGAAGATTTACGAGCGTATTGAGGAGTGGCGGCAGAGGCCGCTCAGGAATCGCTACGTGTATACCTACCTGGACGGCCTTTGGCTCAAGCGGGCTTGGGGAGGCGAGGTCGAGAACGTCAGTATCCTCGTGGCCATCGGAGTGAACGAGATGGGATTCCGCGAGGTGCTCGGAGTGAGCGAGGGCATGAGCGAAGACAAGGAGAGCTGGAGGAACCTGCTTCGCAACCTATACGGGCGGGGACTGCGCCGGATCGATCTGGCGATCTCCGATAAGGCAGCCGGGTTGATCGAGGCCTTACCGGAGTTTTATCCGCAAGCCAAATGGCAACGATGTGTCTTCCACTTCCATAAAAACATCCTACACAAAGTGCCCAAACAAAAGCGCGAGGAGGTGATCCCTATGCTCAAGGCAATCCATGCCCAGGAAGATGCCCAAAGTGCCCGCGAAAAAGCAATCTCCGTGGCCGCCAAGCTCGAAGACTTGAAGCTCGGTCCTGCAGCCAGCATCCTGCTTCAGGGAATCGACGAATCGCTCACCTACTACCGTTTCCCCAGAGAGCACCACCGCAGCATCCGCACCAACAATATGCTCGAAAGGATCATGAAGGAGATACGTCGCAGAACCCGAGTGGTCGGAAGCTTCCCGGACGGGAAAAGCGCTCTCATGCTCGCCTGTGCCAGACTCAGACACATCGCCACAAAATCATGGTCAGATACCCGAAAATACATGGATATGACCAAGCTTGAGGAAATCGAACTTCAACAAACCGCCTGA